A part of Acidaminococcales bacterium genomic DNA contains:
- a CDS encoding N-acetylmuramoyl-L-alanine amidase: MKVFINAGHAPDGNPDPGAIGPTGLRECDVNYCVGRYLGDYLRQAGCEVEGLQHDSLRAVCDASNAYDPDCFISIHCNAFTNPQAKGMEIYTTPGRTEADTLASRIMGQLEGEFPALAVRGDWSDGDVDKEAGLYVLLHTDAPAVLIELAFISNEHEEALLRTPEAQKRYAAAIARGIMDWLRNR, from the coding sequence TTGAAAGTATTCATCAACGCCGGCCACGCGCCGGACGGCAACCCCGACCCCGGGGCAATCGGCCCCACCGGGCTAAGGGAGTGCGATGTAAATTACTGTGTTGGCCGGTATCTTGGGGACTATCTAAGGCAAGCCGGCTGCGAGGTGGAGGGCTTGCAACACGACAGCCTCCGGGCCGTGTGCGACGCGTCCAACGCCTATGATCCGGATTGCTTCATATCCATCCATTGCAACGCCTTTACCAACCCGCAAGCCAAGGGCATGGAGATATATACCACTCCGGGCCGGACGGAAGCCGATACCCTGGCAAGCCGTATCATGGGGCAGCTGGAAGGGGAATTTCCCGCCCTCGCCGTGCGCGGCGACTGGTCGGACGGGGACGTGGACAAAGAGGCCGGACTTTACGTGCTGCTCCATACCGACGCGCCCGCCGTGCTGATAGAGCTGGCATTCATATCCAACGAGCACGAGGAGGCGCTTCTAAGAACGCCGGAAGCGCAA